A window from uncultured Desulfobacter sp. encodes these proteins:
- a CDS encoding DUF3450 domain-containing protein translates to MIKGKTAIQLVLLLTLSWSCEALAGNVKKQIEAPVHEAVGIEQKTQAQEAQWRTEKEKKTLEFEALEKELTMVEQERDTEATRKTVLISDITQTIKQLADIAEIESQMAPYLCALLDKLKTLSSNDLPFLQEERQNRIQTLEALNANPEAPVSEKFRKLMEALLVETEYGTTIEVYQQTIPLSGEETLVNIFRLGRLRLFYQTLDKRQCGFFNPAQKAWQPLEETYLKTIQAAIDMGSKRQPVEILTLPLGRIVVQ, encoded by the coding sequence ATGATCAAAGGCAAAACGGCCATACAGCTTGTCTTGTTACTCACACTGTCATGGTCCTGTGAGGCCCTGGCCGGGAATGTGAAAAAACAGATCGAAGCGCCCGTGCATGAGGCAGTAGGCATTGAACAGAAAACCCAGGCCCAGGAAGCCCAATGGCGCACTGAAAAAGAGAAAAAGACCTTGGAATTCGAAGCCCTGGAAAAGGAACTGACCATGGTCGAGCAAGAACGGGATACTGAAGCGACCCGGAAAACAGTACTGATTTCAGATATAACCCAAACGATAAAGCAATTGGCGGATATTGCCGAAATTGAAAGTCAAATGGCGCCATATCTTTGTGCCCTGTTAGATAAACTTAAAACCTTAAGCAGCAACGATCTGCCTTTTTTACAAGAGGAGCGTCAAAACAGGATTCAAACCCTTGAAGCATTAAACGCCAACCCCGAAGCCCCTGTAAGCGAGAAATTCAGGAAATTAATGGAAGCCCTTCTGGTGGAAACCGAATACGGTACGACCATTGAAGTCTACCAGCAGACCATCCCCCTTTCCGGTGAAGAGACCCTGGTCAACATATTCAGACTCGGCCGCCTGCGCCTTTTTTACCAAACCCTGGACAAACGGCAATGCGGGTTCTTCAATCCGGCCCAAAAGGCATGGCAGCCCCTGGAGGAGACCTATCTGAAAACCATTCAGGCCGCCATAGATATGGGGTCCAAACGCCAACCCGTTGAAATATTAACCCTGCCGTTAGGAAGGATTGTGGTCCAATGA
- a CDS encoding DUF6653 family protein, which yields MDWLVVSASWNSICFRMFFNPIVFKKPKSTKNWASKAVLGERVYLNRDKVNIPDHHNVPLYNILNTISSAGLLLAIWSIVYYSLWGAVLSLTLAYLGKSWFLDRMVWLFEDMKNKNETYKSWEY from the coding sequence ATGGATTGGTTGGTGGTGTCTGCTTCCTGGAACTCTATCTGTTTTAGGATGTTTTTTAATCCGATTGTGTTTAAAAAACCAAAATCAACAAAAAATTGGGCTTCCAAGGCAGTTCTTGGTGAGCGGGTCTATCTGAATAGAGATAAGGTGAACATTCCAGACCACCACAATGTACCTTTATACAACATTTTAAATACCATATCTTCAGCAGGATTACTCCTGGCTATATGGTCAATCGTTTATTATTCACTATGGGGAGCGGTCTTAAGTTTAACTCTGGCGTATCTTGGTAAAAGCTGGTTCCTTGATCGAATGGTGTGGTTATTCGAAGATATGAAGAATAAAAATGAAACATACAAAAGTTGGGAGTATTGA
- a CDS encoding DUF6198 family protein: MALGVSLSVKADLGVTPISCVPYIYSLVVPFSLGKLTIFMNAIFILLQIAILRKKYRYIQLIQFLAVILLGYFIDFTLYLISGINPTTYLGQLLILLTSCAFIALGVFLFVKANITYIPGDGLLVVISKTFKKEFGKVKICFDCSMVIIGVVSSFFFLHKLAGIREGTILAALIVGLLVQLYEKISHLLSRKLSRTAKPSESVQ, from the coding sequence ATGGCCTTGGGCGTCTCGCTTTCGGTAAAGGCTGATCTTGGAGTGACTCCAATTTCCTGCGTACCTTACATTTACAGCCTGGTTGTCCCTTTTTCATTGGGAAAACTGACGATTTTCATGAATGCCATCTTCATATTGCTTCAAATTGCCATTTTACGCAAAAAATATCGATATATACAGTTGATACAATTCCTTGCTGTGATTTTGCTGGGTTATTTTATTGATTTTACCCTTTATCTGATCTCAGGAATTAATCCCACGACCTATTTGGGGCAACTGCTCATCCTATTGACAAGTTGCGCCTTCATAGCACTCGGCGTCTTTCTTTTTGTTAAGGCCAATATCACTTATATCCCAGGAGATGGATTACTTGTCGTCATTTCAAAAACATTCAAGAAAGAGTTTGGAAAAGTCAAAATATGCTTTGACTGTTCGATGGTTATTATCGGCGTTGTCAGTTCATTCTTTTTTTTGCATAAATTGGCTGGGATAAGAGAGGGAACTATTCTTGCGGCCCTAATTGTCGGCCTTTTGGTTCAGCTATATGAAAAAATATCACATCTCCTGTCAAGAAAATTGTCACGAACAGCAAAACCGAGTGAATCTGTGCAATAA
- a CDS encoding molecular chaperone TorD family protein → MAPEQRKRLARLRDFFMARSGNDLSLACTALADWAGQVWGETDWDEAEFAFNRLFVGPMALQAPPYASIYLSTDPRLMDDITLKVRRIYEMAGLESPLQGRLPDDHLGVELDAALGLSALAEDLDEEEPRALWDYFLHEHLGGWLPQFINRVRRAEANHPAVDLALDHLEAWLAHQDIQWEGKTNEPMGKKRD, encoded by the coding sequence ATGGCCCCGGAACAGCGAAAAAGACTGGCCCGGCTTCGGGATTTTTTTATGGCCCGATCCGGAAATGATCTATCTTTGGCCTGCACGGCCCTGGCCGATTGGGCTGGGCAGGTATGGGGCGAAACAGACTGGGATGAGGCTGAATTTGCCTTCAACCGTCTCTTTGTCGGCCCCATGGCACTTCAGGCGCCACCCTACGCCTCAATCTATCTGTCGACCGATCCCCGGCTCATGGACGACATAACGCTCAAAGTCCGGCGAATTTACGAAATGGCCGGTCTTGAATCACCCCTGCAGGGGCGTTTGCCCGATGATCATCTTGGCGTGGAGCTGGATGCCGCCTTGGGCCTGTCAGCACTGGCCGAAGACCTGGACGAAGAGGAGCCCCGTGCCCTGTGGGATTATTTTCTCCACGAACATCTGGGGGGCTGGCTGCCGCAATTTATAAACAGAGTACGCAGGGCCGAGGCCAACCACCCGGCCGTGGACCTGGCACTGGATCACCTGGAGGCATGGCTTGCCCACCAGGACATACAATGGGAGGGAAAAACCAATGAGCCAATGGGAAAAAAACGAGATTGA
- a CDS encoding molybdopterin-dependent oxidoreductase has protein sequence MSQWEKNEIEKALDCPMTRRRFMKWLTAAGVASAMPCSFLIPRDAQAAGIVYESGYETFRNACPRNCYDTCSIVTYVKDGVAKFVEGAKESTFTRGGLCVKGNSYIRRLYSPDRIKYPMVQQGRGTGNWKRVSWDDALTRISEKFFEINEKDGSMLGLAMTKYSGNFGITNYGVEGLMSSLGYTTRLVGTPCWPAGIDAQNYDMGNMWCNDPEDMVDARYVILWGVNPAWCSVHTMKYIYEARQRGAKILCIDPVLTQTAAKADEYWQLNTGEDGALALGMARHILDKGLVDQDWVAENSIGFKEFADYLKQEVTLEWASEKSGIPARRIARVAEEFATADPATIWIGYGMQRHVNGGASVRSIDALVAMTGNVGKIGGGARYGHLQTWGFNYHAMIQQPPQGAKGYLGKAAKGEFDFTKKSEGPAYTNRTLNINKTAREILDATDPPVRALWVSCKNPMNQDFDRNLLEKAFKKLELVVVVEQFFNPTVEQADIVLPVTTLFEEWTVNAGYWHYWLSLNEQAVKPLHEAKSNIEIAAALSKKMNELTPGSCTFPTDIDTKDWMAKEFNKGVYDLFGINSWKELKNGPQKAKTNLLAWGDGKFGTPSGKYEFKSDLCAEHGFNALPKYVAGRKPYDKLRLLTPHTKFGLHSQFINLDWMEEFNPRPYVYIHPETARARNIAEGDRVRVKNKTGEVTITASLTDNVPADAILMYEAWFKNTPYNCQNLVDDTSADMGGYKAGAPGVAIHDQFADLVKA, from the coding sequence ATGAGCCAATGGGAAAAAAACGAGATTGAAAAGGCCCTGGACTGCCCTATGACGCGAAGGCGATTCATGAAGTGGCTGACGGCAGCCGGCGTCGCCTCTGCCATGCCCTGCAGCTTTTTGATCCCCAGGGACGCGCAGGCAGCCGGTATTGTGTATGAAAGCGGTTATGAGACCTTTCGCAACGCCTGCCCCAGGAACTGCTACGACACCTGCAGCATCGTCACCTATGTCAAGGACGGGGTGGCCAAATTCGTGGAAGGTGCCAAGGAGTCCACCTTTACCCGTGGCGGGCTCTGTGTAAAGGGCAATTCATATATCAGACGGCTCTACTCTCCGGACCGCATAAAATATCCAATGGTCCAGCAGGGCAGGGGAACGGGAAACTGGAAGCGGGTATCCTGGGACGACGCCCTGACACGGATCAGTGAAAAGTTTTTTGAAATAAACGAAAAAGACGGGTCCATGCTGGGGCTTGCCATGACCAAATACTCGGGCAACTTCGGTATCACCAACTACGGGGTGGAAGGACTGATGTCCTCCCTGGGCTACACCACCCGTCTGGTGGGAACCCCCTGCTGGCCCGCCGGCATCGACGCCCAGAATTACGATATGGGCAACATGTGGTGCAACGATCCCGAAGATATGGTGGACGCCCGGTATGTTATCCTCTGGGGCGTAAACCCGGCCTGGTGTTCGGTCCATACCATGAAGTACATCTACGAGGCCCGGCAGCGCGGGGCCAAGATCCTATGCATTGATCCCGTGCTCACCCAGACCGCGGCCAAGGCCGATGAGTACTGGCAGCTTAACACTGGCGAGGACGGGGCCCTGGCCTTGGGCATGGCCCGGCATATCCTGGACAAAGGCCTGGTGGACCAGGACTGGGTGGCCGAAAACTCAATCGGATTCAAAGAGTTTGCCGACTACCTGAAACAGGAGGTTACCCTGGAATGGGCTTCCGAAAAATCCGGGATTCCTGCCCGGCGCATTGCCCGGGTGGCTGAGGAATTTGCCACGGCCGATCCTGCCACCATCTGGATCGGATACGGCATGCAGCGGCACGTCAACGGCGGGGCTTCGGTACGGTCCATTGACGCCCTGGTGGCCATGACGGGCAATGTGGGCAAGATTGGCGGCGGGGCCAGGTACGGCCATCTCCAGACCTGGGGCTTTAACTACCACGCCATGATCCAGCAGCCCCCCCAAGGGGCCAAGGGATACCTGGGCAAGGCGGCCAAGGGAGAGTTTGATTTTACCAAAAAGTCAGAGGGGCCCGCTTACACCAACCGAACGCTGAACATCAATAAGACCGCCCGGGAGATTCTGGATGCCACGGATCCGCCGGTACGGGCCCTGTGGGTCTCCTGCAAGAACCCCATGAACCAGGATTTTGACCGCAACCTGCTGGAAAAAGCCTTTAAAAAGCTGGAACTTGTGGTGGTTGTGGAGCAGTTTTTCAACCCCACCGTTGAACAGGCCGACATCGTCCTGCCCGTGACCACGCTTTTTGAAGAGTGGACCGTCAACGCAGGGTACTGGCACTACTGGCTTTCCCTGAATGAACAGGCGGTAAAACCCCTTCACGAGGCCAAGTCCAACATTGAAATTGCAGCGGCCCTGTCCAAGAAGATGAATGAACTCACCCCCGGCTCCTGCACCTTTCCCACGGACATCGATACAAAGGACTGGATGGCAAAGGAGTTCAACAAGGGGGTGTACGACCTGTTCGGAATCAACTCTTGGAAGGAGCTTAAAAACGGTCCCCAAAAAGCCAAAACCAACCTGCTGGCCTGGGGTGACGGCAAGTTCGGCACCCCGTCGGGCAAATATGAGTTCAAGTCTGATCTCTGCGCCGAGCACGGCTTCAACGCGCTGCCCAAGTATGTGGCCGGCCGCAAACCATACGATAAGCTGCGCCTTTTAACCCCCCACACCAAATTCGGCCTGCACTCCCAGTTCATCAACCTGGACTGGATGGAGGAGTTCAATCCCAGGCCCTATGTTTATATCCACCCTGAAACCGCCCGGGCCCGGAACATTGCCGAAGGCGACAGGGTCCGGGTGAAAAACAAGACCGGAGAGGTCACCATAACCGCATCTTTGACCGACAACGTTCCAGCCGACGCCATCCTCATGTATGAAGCCTGGTTCAAGAATACCCCCTACAACTGCCAGAATCTGGTGGATGATACCTCTGCAGACATGGGGGGCTATAAAGCTGGTGCCCCGGGCGTGGCCATCCACGATCAATTCGCAGATCTTGTTAAGGCCTAA
- a CDS encoding 4Fe-4S dicluster domain-containing protein: MKKQLGFLVDSDRCIGCFTCAMACKNQYHQENGVVWREVYPLKEEIYPHKERAFYSLACNHCENPACLNVCPVEAYFKREKDGVVVHEQDKCIGCGNCIRSCPYGAPRFNPVLKKAEKCSLCHQRLDAGLKPMCVLSCPVEAIQVIELSTLDTTGLVHYAPGFPKQPSLNPSVRFRLPKLPEVVRRKTHE, translated from the coding sequence ATGAAAAAACAACTCGGCTTTTTAGTGGATTCGGACCGGTGTATCGGCTGCTTTACCTGCGCCATGGCCTGCAAAAATCAGTACCACCAGGAAAACGGTGTGGTCTGGCGGGAGGTCTATCCCTTGAAAGAGGAAATCTATCCCCATAAGGAAAGGGCCTTTTACTCTTTGGCCTGCAACCATTGCGAAAATCCTGCCTGCCTCAATGTCTGCCCAGTTGAGGCGTACTTCAAAAGAGAGAAGGACGGTGTTGTCGTGCACGAGCAGGACAAGTGCATCGGCTGCGGCAACTGCATACGCTCCTGCCCTTACGGGGCCCCCCGGTTCAACCCGGTTCTCAAGAAGGCGGAAAAGTGCAGCCTCTGCCACCAGCGCCTTGATGCGGGGTTAAAACCCATGTGCGTGCTCTCCTGTCCGGTGGAGGCCATCCAGGTCATTGAACTTTCTACCTTAGATACCACGGGTCTTGTGCACTATGCGCCCGGATTTCCAAAACAGCCGTCCCTGAATCCGTCTGTGCGGTTCCGGCTGCCCAAACTGCCTGAAGTGGTAAGGAGGAAAACCCATGAATAG
- a CDS encoding DmsC/YnfH family molybdoenzyme membrane anchor subunit: MNSYEMPLVLFTVLSQSAIGLVVLSALRQVGGPDTDLRSIRTEWLAAGFVLLAGLTASVFHLGHPSGMVRAMTNLGRAWLSREALTTTIFLAMVAAGLVLMRKKNNLWFSLATAAVGLLVLIAMGMTYSPVSFPAVNNALPFVFFSLTALLLGSSAGLMFVPESSRPMLTRVLTVSLIVALVIYLLVPCIWLSGGTIMKQTAGLWLASPLYWTRIVIGLVLPLALVKLLKGAQAWLWAVILIGELLGRAVFFADTVHTAVNMGGLY, encoded by the coding sequence ATGAATAGCTATGAAATGCCCCTGGTTCTGTTTACCGTACTCAGCCAGTCCGCCATAGGACTTGTGGTACTATCCGCTTTACGGCAGGTTGGCGGGCCGGATACGGACCTTCGCAGCATTCGGACGGAGTGGCTGGCCGCAGGCTTCGTGCTTCTGGCCGGCCTCACTGCTTCGGTATTCCACCTGGGCCATCCTTCGGGCATGGTCCGGGCCATGACCAATCTGGGAAGGGCATGGCTCAGCCGCGAAGCCCTGACCACGACAATTTTTCTTGCCATGGTGGCCGCAGGCCTTGTCCTCATGCGGAAAAAAAATAACCTCTGGTTTTCCCTGGCCACAGCGGCTGTCGGTTTGCTGGTCCTCATCGCCATGGGAATGACCTATTCTCCGGTCAGTTTTCCCGCTGTCAACAATGCCCTGCCCTTTGTTTTTTTCTCTCTGACCGCCCTGCTTCTGGGCAGCAGTGCCGGACTGATGTTTGTCCCGGAATCGTCACGTCCCATGCTCACCAGGGTTCTTACCGTCAGCCTGATCGTGGCCCTGGTCATTTATCTGCTGGTGCCCTGCATCTGGCTTTCAGGCGGGACAATCATGAAGCAGACGGCAGGGCTCTGGCTGGCCTCTCCTCTGTACTGGACAAGGATCGTCATCGGACTTGTTCTGCCCCTTGCCCTGGTCAAGCTTCTGAAAGGTGCACAGGCCTGGTTGTGGGCCGTCATCCTGATCGGTGAGCTTCTGGGACGGGCCGTTTTTTTTGCCGACACCGTTCATACTGCCGTGAATATGGGAGGACTGTACTAA
- a CDS encoding methyl-accepting chemotaxis protein, with the protein MLNIPHRIKLVLWICALVITGFFVIQIFNGDAQYPEKAQKLFYLAIILSVMNLILLKLNYSKQRLIFYLEGSLDAMAFPVTTTDMNMKWVFVNKVTETLLAQHNLNKRSVIGKHCSNWQADICETENCGVSCLRKGKQTTHYNQEYPDAPSTYMQVDTHYIKDDTGKKIGHVELVTNVDSMKQLSETAKILTASSESLLEVSKQFGQNSLDTSQRSDSVAAASEEMSSNMQSMSIAMEETTMNMNHVASAVEEMNATIGEIAKNSENARSMTNLAVEQGKNASVQVSKLGDSAKMIASVTEVISDISEQTNLLALNATIEAARAGDSGKGFAVVAAEIKELAKQTSDATEEIKRTVETIQTSTDGTVSEIENISDGINEINDIVSSIASAVEEQAVTSQEIAKNVGNASSRVTEINDNINQSSSVSTEIAEDITVVHESASQIAQNSSKLTSKAEELASLAKKLSAMVSDI; encoded by the coding sequence ATGTTAAATATCCCACATAGAATCAAACTGGTCCTATGGATCTGTGCCCTCGTGATAACAGGGTTTTTCGTGATTCAGATTTTCAATGGCGATGCCCAATATCCTGAAAAAGCACAAAAGCTATTTTATCTTGCCATTATATTAAGTGTGATGAATCTCATCCTTCTAAAGCTGAACTACAGCAAGCAGCGATTGATTTTCTATCTGGAAGGATCATTGGATGCAATGGCTTTCCCAGTGACCACTACAGATATGAATATGAAATGGGTATTTGTTAACAAAGTCACGGAAACATTGTTAGCTCAACACAATTTAAATAAAAGAAGTGTAATTGGAAAACATTGTTCAAATTGGCAAGCCGATATCTGCGAAACAGAAAACTGTGGGGTCAGCTGCCTTCGAAAGGGGAAGCAGACGACTCATTATAATCAAGAATATCCTGATGCACCCAGCACATATATGCAGGTCGATACACACTATATCAAGGATGATACTGGAAAAAAGATTGGTCATGTGGAATTGGTCACCAATGTCGATTCAATGAAACAATTATCAGAAACTGCTAAGATCCTAACAGCATCCTCTGAGTCTTTGCTTGAAGTATCAAAGCAGTTTGGACAAAATTCTCTTGATACGTCACAAAGATCTGATTCCGTGGCGGCAGCATCTGAAGAGATGAGTTCAAATATGCAATCCATGTCTATCGCCATGGAAGAAACAACGATGAACATGAATCATGTAGCATCAGCAGTTGAAGAAATGAATGCAACCATTGGTGAAATTGCAAAAAATTCTGAAAACGCACGAAGTATGACAAATCTCGCTGTGGAGCAGGGGAAGAATGCGTCTGTTCAAGTAAGCAAACTTGGTGACTCAGCAAAGATGATAGCCAGTGTTACCGAAGTCATTTCAGACATTTCAGAACAAACAAATTTGTTGGCATTAAATGCCACCATCGAAGCTGCCAGAGCAGGAGACTCCGGTAAAGGGTTTGCTGTTGTTGCCGCAGAGATAAAAGAACTTGCAAAGCAAACATCGGATGCTACTGAAGAAATCAAACGAACCGTTGAAACTATTCAGACTTCAACCGACGGTACCGTCTCTGAAATTGAGAACATATCAGATGGGATAAATGAAATTAATGATATTGTTTCTTCTATTGCCTCTGCTGTTGAAGAGCAGGCTGTTACAAGTCAGGAAATCGCCAAAAATGTCGGGAATGCCTCTTCCCGGGTCACCGAGATAAACGATAACATAAATCAGAGTTCTTCGGTATCAACAGAAATTGCTGAAGATATTACTGTTGTGCATGAGTCTGCGAGCCAGATTGCCCAAAACAGCTCTAAATTGACATCCAAGGCAGAAGAATTAGCGTCCTTAGCTAAGAAGTTATCTGCTATGGTCAGTGATATTTAA
- a CDS encoding DapH/DapD/GlmU-related protein yields the protein MGSNATILQGVTIGDDAIIAAGAAVTKDVASGTIVGGVPAKFIKIVAEAEKKGSGQ from the coding sequence GTGGGTTCCAATGCGACCATCCTTCAGGGTGTCACAATCGGGGATGATGCCATTATCGCCGCAGGGGCCGCGGTAACAAAGGATGTCGCCTCGGGTACGATTGTGGGCGGGGTTCCGGCAAAATTTATTAAAATCGTTGCCGAAGCGGAAAAAAAGGGCTCCGGACAGTAA
- a CDS encoding nicotinamide mononucleotide transporter yields the protein MEMILQAWGGGFYLVNKILFAMAEGRRGRELKSFKLFGWMVYITGVPAWVIILVMHHDWMAASIEAGGLPAMVFGFYNVWKDKKVPDRSWDRVVSWITYGFLVLGIGYSIMDYGGITSISQWLEICVVTGFLMGSYLLAKNNSNGWLFFILMNAGMGTLMFMQNKPLLFGQQMVSLCFGIYGFTAFKKSLRQ from the coding sequence ATGGAAATGATACTACAGGCCTGGGGCGGGGGATTTTATCTTGTTAACAAAATCCTGTTTGCCATGGCCGAGGGCCGCAGAGGCAGAGAGCTAAAATCCTTCAAGCTTTTCGGGTGGATGGTTTACATTACAGGGGTGCCTGCCTGGGTCATCATTCTGGTGATGCATCATGACTGGATGGCAGCTTCCATTGAAGCCGGGGGGCTGCCGGCCATGGTCTTCGGGTTTTACAATGTATGGAAGGACAAAAAAGTACCGGACAGAAGTTGGGACAGGGTCGTGTCTTGGATTACTTATGGATTTCTGGTTTTGGGCATCGGGTACAGCATTATGGATTACGGCGGAATCACAAGCATTTCACAGTGGCTGGAAATCTGTGTGGTTACAGGTTTCCTGATGGGAAGCTATCTGCTTGCAAAGAATAATTCCAACGGCTGGCTGTTTTTCATTCTTATGAACGCCGGCATGGGAACGCTGATGTTCATGCAGAACAAACCGCTTTTGTTCGGACAGCAGATGGTTTCACTGTGTTTTGGTATTTACGGCTTCACTGCCTTTAAAAAATCATTGCGTCAATGA
- a CDS encoding sodium:proton antiporter: MNEYTLIQISGILVAATACQWVAWRVKIPGIVFLLITGILAGPVLGILNPEKMMGDLFFPFVSMSVALILFEGSLTLNFSEIRGLHMVVRNMVSFGMLVTWIITALAARLGLGLSWHISVLLGAITSVSGPTVIVPMLRTVRPNQNIANILRWEGIIVDPIGAAMAVLAYEFIISGSAQQAMGHTILVFVRLIATGTAVGMVCGYSFGMAIRKHWIPEFMHNLFAISLVLGAFVFSNHLQHEAGLVAVTVMGIWLANMKDVPIGDILDFKEHISILLISILFIMLAARLCIDDLVALGWGMGFLFIAIQFLARPMNIMVSSIGSTLTWPERHLLAWIAPRGIVAAAISALFATQLEKAGYPDAGVLVPLTFFIIISTVVVQSVTARPIARWLKVAEPTPNGFVIFGANRLARAIGKALMDLGFQIQLADTGWDQVMKAKNEGLPTYFGNPVSEHADRHIPLVGIRGVLALFPHEAANVAVAIHYRLEFGADKIYILQSRTEDNRSTADRMSIENHGRILFGETASYPAMATDLARGGHIITTKLTQKFTMAQFTEKHGSKALLLFAVDKTNRLHVYAHDCHIHPEPGWSLVYMLKNGESNHSQAGENKHTVDPVRLKKGYNV, from the coding sequence ATGAATGAATACACGCTCATACAGATCTCAGGTATCCTGGTCGCAGCCACGGCCTGTCAATGGGTGGCCTGGCGGGTAAAAATACCGGGAATTGTTTTTCTTTTGATCACCGGCATCCTGGCCGGCCCTGTGCTGGGAATTTTAAATCCCGAAAAAATGATGGGGGATCTCTTTTTTCCCTTTGTCTCCATGTCCGTGGCCCTGATTTTGTTTGAGGGCAGTCTGACCCTGAATTTTTCGGAGATTCGAGGGCTCCATATGGTGGTCCGGAACATGGTCTCATTCGGGATGCTGGTCACCTGGATCATCACAGCCCTGGCCGCCCGGCTGGGGTTGGGGTTGTCCTGGCATATCAGTGTGCTGTTAGGGGCCATCACATCCGTGAGCGGCCCCACCGTGATCGTGCCCATGCTGCGCACGGTCCGACCCAACCAGAACATTGCCAATATTCTCAGATGGGAAGGCATCATTGTCGATCCCATCGGCGCGGCCATGGCGGTTTTAGCCTATGAATTCATCATATCCGGATCAGCCCAGCAGGCCATGGGGCACACCATCCTGGTATTTGTCCGGCTGATTGCCACGGGCACGGCCGTCGGCATGGTGTGCGGCTACAGCTTCGGCATGGCCATACGCAAGCACTGGATTCCCGAATTCATGCACAACCTGTTTGCCATCTCCCTGGTGCTTGGCGCATTTGTGTTTTCCAACCATCTGCAGCATGAGGCAGGACTGGTGGCCGTCACCGTCATGGGCATCTGGCTGGCCAACATGAAGGATGTGCCCATCGGGGATATTCTGGATTTCAAGGAACACATCAGCATCCTGCTGATTTCCATCCTTTTTATCATGCTGGCCGCCCGGCTGTGCATTGATGACCTGGTGGCCCTGGGCTGGGGAATGGGATTTTTATTCATCGCCATTCAGTTTCTGGCCCGGCCCATGAACATCATGGTCTCAAGTATCGGCTCAACCCTTACCTGGCCCGAACGGCATTTGCTGGCCTGGATTGCCCCCCGCGGAATCGTTGCGGCGGCGATCTCAGCCCTGTTCGCCACCCAGCTTGAAAAGGCGGGCTACCCGGACGCCGGCGTCCTGGTCCCCCTGACCTTTTTTATTATTATCTCCACGGTCGTCGTACAAAGTGTTACGGCGCGCCCCATTGCGCGATGGCTTAAGGTGGCCGAGCCCACCCCCAACGGTTTTGTCATCTTCGGGGCCAACCGCCTGGCCCGCGCCATCGGCAAGGCGTTGATGGATCTGGGGTTTCAAATTCAGCTGGCCGATACCGGGTGGGACCAGGTGATGAAAGCCAAAAACGAAGGGCTGCCCACCTATTTCGGCAATCCCGTGTCCGAACATGCGGACCGGCATATTCCCCTTGTGGGCATCCGGGGGGTCCTTGCCCTGTTTCCCCATGAGGCGGCCAACGTGGCCGTGGCCATTCATTATCGCCTGGAGTTCGGGGCGGATAAAATTTATATTCTGCAATCCCGGACCGAAGATAACCGGTCAACGGCGGACCGGATGTCCATCGAAAATCATGGACGAATCCTGTTTGGCGAGACCGCTTCATATCCTGCCATGGCCACGGATCTGGCCCGGGGTGGACATATCATCACCACAAAGCTGACCCAAAAATTTACCATGGCGCAGTTCACAGAAAAACACGGATCCAAGGCCCTGCTGCTATTTGCCGTGGACAAAACCAACCGGCTTCATGTATATGCCCACGACTGCCATATTCATCCCGAACCTGGCTGGTCGCTGGTGTATATGCTGAAAAATGGTGAGAGCAATCATTCACAGGCCGGAGAAAATAAACACACGGTTGACCCTGTCCGTTTAAAAAAGGGATATAATGTCTGA